One window of Ailuropoda melanoleuca isolate Jingjing chromosome 3, ASM200744v2, whole genome shotgun sequence genomic DNA carries:
- the LHFPL2 gene encoding LHFPL tetraspan subfamily member 2 protein: MCHVIVTCRSMLWTLLSIVVAFAELIAFMSADWLIGKAKSRSGAEPDDRSGGSPEPYHPTLGIYARCIRNPGVQHVQRDTLCGPYAENFGEIASGFWQATAIFLAVGIFILCTVALVSVFTMCVQSIMKKSIFNVCGLLQGIAGLFLILGLILYPAGWGCQKAIGYCGHYASAYKPGDCSLGWAFYTAIGGTVLTFICAVFSAQAEIATSSDKVQEEIEEGKNLICLL; encoded by the exons ATGTGTCATGTTATTGTCACCTGTCGCTCGATGCTCTGGACCCTCCTGAGTATTGTGGTGGCTTTCGCGGAGCTCATTGCCTTCATGAGCGCCGACTGGCTCATCGGCAAAGCCAAGAGTCGCAGCGGCGCGGAGCCCGACGACCGGAGCGGAGGCTCGCCCGAGCCCTACCACCCGACCTTGGGCATCTACGCCCGCTGCATCCGCAACCCGGGCGTGCAGCACGTGCAGCGGGATACGCTGTGCGGGCCGTACGCCGAGAACTTCGGCGAGATCGCCAGCGGCTTCTGGCAGGCCACCGCTATCTTCCTAGCTGTGGGCATCTTCATTCTCTGCACCGTGGCCTTGGTGTCTGTCTTCACCATGTGTGTGCAGAGCATCAtgaagaaaagtattttcaacGTCTGCGGGCTGCTGCAAGGAATCGCAG GCTTGTTCCTTATCCTGGGTCTGATCCTCTACCCCGCTGGCTGGGGCTGCCAGAAGGCCATAGGCTACTGCGGACACTATGCATCGGCCTACAAACCCGGAGACTGCTCCTTGGGCTGGGCCTTCTACACCGCCATCGGAGGCACAGTCCTCACCTTCATCTGTGCTGTCTTCTCCGCACAAGCAGAAATCGCAACCTCCAGTGACAAGGTACAGGAAGAAATCGAGGAGGGGAAAAACCTTATCTGCCTCCTCTAG